The Papaver somniferum cultivar HN1 chromosome 3, ASM357369v1, whole genome shotgun sequence genome includes a region encoding these proteins:
- the LOC113357638 gene encoding dof zinc finger protein DOF3.7-like, whose translation MIQELLGGVSGVLGGERKVPINCGIRVLEGSPAYSPHPSNTTNTNIITNSATTTTASNNTTTNTNTSTTTTTTSSDQQNLRCPRCDSANTKFCYYNNYNLTQPRHFCKTCRRYWTKGGALRNVPIGGGCRKNKGSIVSSNSIKTNSNGKIRTASPDIVKSSLGFGYDQELTPSSHNQIIWPSQQPQSSQLLALLKANTPNPNPNRNPNSIKEEGNMIGSHMMSDSSVTSMGSLNGRSLSLDPMANNAPFSLCSSFWRNNSQQQAQQQQQQGFLVGEVQNTGIQELYQRLRSSANYYSSDNSSASVLNSVATTASTNSSSMFEPAATVIAGGELSYSWNNPSFNWSNLSTTNGAFP comes from the coding sequence atgATTCAAGAGCTATTGGGAGGAGTTTCTGGTGTACTTGGTGGAGAAAGAAAAGTTCCCATTAactgtggaattagggttttagaaggaTCACCAGCTTATTCTCCTCATCCTTCTAATACTACCAACACCAATATTATTACTAATTCTGCAACTACTACTACTGCTAGTAACAACACCACAACTAACACAAATACGAGTACTACCACTACTACAACTTCTTCAGATCAACAAAATTTGAGGTGCCCTAGATGTGATTCTGCAAATACTAAGTTTTGTTACTACAACAACTATAATCTTACTCAACCTCGTCATTTCTGTAAGACGTGCCGGCGTTACTGGACGAAAGGCGGTGCTCTTCGTAACGTCCCAATCGGCGGTGGTTGTCGTAAAAACAAGGGTTCTATTGTGTCATCCAATTCCATAAAAACAAATAGCAACGGGAAGATCAGAACGGCGTCGCCGGATATCGTTAAGTCGAGCCTTGGTTTTGGGTATGATCAGGAGCTAACACCTTCTTCTCATAATCAAATTATTTGGCCTTCACAACAACCACAGTCATCTCAACTGTTGGCTTTGCTGAAAGCTAATACCccaaaccctaaccctaatagaaaccctaattctatcAAGGAGGAAGGAAATATGATTGGATCGCATATGATGTCGGATTCATCTGTAACGTCGATGGGTTCACTAAACGGACGGTCGTTGAGTTTAGATCCGATGGCAAATAATGCTCCTTTTAGTTTGTGCAGTTCGTTCTGGAGAAACAATAGCCAACAGCaagcacagcaacagcaacaacaaggtTTCTTGGTAGGTGAAGTTCAAAACACAGGTATTCAAGAGCTTTATCAAAGGCTTAGATCTTCAGCAAATTATTACTCATCCGATAATTCATCAGCGTCGGTACTAAACAGCGTAGCTACTACAGCATCCACCAATTCATCTTCCATGTTCGAACCAGCGGCTACTGTAATTGCAGGGGGAGAATTGAGTTACAGCTGGAATAATCCATCCTTTAATTGGTCCAACTTATCCACAACCAATGGTGCATTTCCTTAA